From Trueperaceae bacterium:
GTCATCGGACCGGGCGAGACGTCGCTCCTCACCGCCGCAGGGCTCGGCCACCGCTTCAGCGTCGTCACGATCCTCGACAACGTCGTCGCCAGTCAGGAACACCAGGCGCATCGCGCCGGCGTCCTCGACAAGCTGGCCTCGGTCGAGGCCATCGGCATCCCCGTCCTCGACCTGATGAACGATCGTGCGACCACCGTGGCCGGCGTCGTCGACGCGGGCCGACGCGCCATCGAGCGCCACCGCGCCGACACGCTGATGCTGGGCTGCATGACGCTGTCGTTCATGGGACTCGGTGCCGAGGTGTCGCGCGCGCTGGGCGTGCCCGTCCTCGAAGCCAACGCCGTCGCCCTCAAGGCCGCCGAGGCCCAGGTGGCCCTCGGCATCGCCCACTCGAAGGTCGCCTTCCCCCGTCCCCCGAAACTTCCCGAACCCCGCCCCACGGAGGTGGTCGCATGACGTCGCTCTTCCAACCCGCCGCTCTCTTCGCCCTGTGCTTGTCGTTGGTGGCGGGCGCGTTCGCCCAAGGCGACCACGTCCGCACCCTCGAGCTCCTCACGCGCCCCCAGGCCGCCGCGCCTCAGGAGTTCCAAAGCGCCCAACTGATCGCGCAGGCGTGGCGCGACCTCGGCCTCGACGTCGAGGTCGAGGCGATGCCGTGGGAGCAACTGGCCGACCAGGTCTGGTACGACCGCGACGCGTGGGACGCGACCGCGTGGCAGATGGTCGGCCGCCCCGAACGGGGGGATCCCGACGAGATCGTCTTCAACCTGTTCCACTCCAGCACCGCGGAGAGTGGCTACAACTTCATCGGCTACGACAACCCCTCGTACGACGCACTCGCCGAGGCGCAACGCGTGGAAACCGACCCCGACGCCCGCCAGGCGATCATCGCCGAAGCGCAGCAGGTGCTCGACGCCGACCAGCCGTACATGTTCCTCGTCCATCCGCAGGTCGCGTACGCGTTCCGTAGCGACGTGTGGGAGGCGGACACCGTCGTCGAACAAAACGGGATCGGCATCAAGAACTTTTGGACCTTCACCGGCGCCGAACCGTCCGGCGACCAGCGCGACATGATCCTGAACAGTGCCGACGTGGTCCAGGCGATCAACCCGCTCTACATCAGCGGTGCGGTCGACTCCTGGATCACCGAGTTGATTTGGGATCGGCTGTTGCGGGTCGGGCCCGACGGCCTTCCGCAACCGTGGGCGGCGGAATCGTACACGTGGGTCGACGAAACCACCATCGACGTCACCCTGCGCAGCGGCATGACCTGGCACGACGGGGAGCCCGTGACCGTGGACGACGTCGTCTTCTCCTTCGAAGCCCCCATGGGGGGTGAAGTGCCGATGTACGAGCCCTTCGTCTCGGGCATCGAGAGCGTCGAGGCGCTCGACGACGCGACCGTCCGCTTCGAACTGAAGCAGCCCTCCGCGGCGTTCCTCGTCACCAGCCTCGCGAAGGTCAACCTCGTTCCGAAGCACGTGTGGGACCCGATTCTCGCCGACCTGGCCGACGACCCCGACAACGCCGAGTCGTACCAGGAGGCGATGCCGATCGGGAGCGGCCCGTTCGAGTTCGTACGTTGGCGCCCCTCGGAAGAGGTCGTGCTCGCCGCGAACGGCGACCACTTCGCCGGCCCGTCCTACGACCGCTGGATCCTTCGCATCGTCCCGAACTCCGAAGCGGCGGTCGGGATGCTGCGCCGCGGCGAACTGAACTTCCTCAGCGCCTACGCCGGTGACCCGCAGGTGCTCGTCGACACCGCGGAGGGCGAGCCGATCGACGTCGTCGCCAGCACCGACATCGGGTTCCGCTTCATCGGCTTCAACCACCGGCGCCCGCCGTTCGACGACCCGGCGTTCCGCCAGGCGTTGTCGCAGGCGGTGAACCGCAACCTGATCGCGCAGGCCGCCTACCGCGGCTTCGCGGTGCCGTCGAACTCGCCCGTCAGCCCGGCGTTGCCGTTCTGGCACGACGAAAGCGTCATGGACCTCGAGACCGGTCTCGACGTCTCGAAGGCGATTCTCGAGGAGGCCGGGTACACGGTCGACGGGTCGGGCGCGCTTCGCTACCCCGACGGCGTCACCGAAACGCTCGCCGACTGACCTCCCGTTCGCGCCGCGCCCCGGACGATGCGTGCCATCGTCCGGGGCGTACCCAACCCGCGCATCCCCGCCCGACCCGGAGGGACCCCCCACCCCATGCGCACCGCCCGTCGCATCGCCAGTCGCTTCGCCCAGATGGTGTTCGTCCTCTGGGCGGTCGCGACGATCTTGTTTCTCGTCTTTCGCCTCATGCCCGGCAATCCGCTCGTGGCGTACATCGACCCCACGTTCACGGAGGCGCAACAGGCGGAGCTGCTCGAGCGCTTCGGGCTCGATCGACCGCTCCACGAGCAGTACGTCATCTATCTCGGCAACCTCGTGCAGGGCGACCTCGGAGATTCGTTCTTCTATCGCGACAGCGTGACGTCGCTGTTGTGGGACGTGTTCCCCAACACGCTGGCGCTGACCCTCGTCGCTCTCGTCATCGCCTACGTCGTGGGCGTGCTCTTCGGTGCGCTGCTCGCCTGGTTGCGCACCTCGAGGTTCGAGGGCGTCGCCATTCCCCTCGTCCTCCTGACGCGCGCCGCTCCGGAGTTCTGGTTGGGCATGATCCTGCTCGCCATCTTCAGTTTCCAACTCGGCTGGTTTCCCGCAGGCGGGGCCTTCACCGCGGGGTCGGAGGCGGCCGTGGGGCCGGGGCGGTTCTTCTCCCTCGATTTCCTTCGCCACCTGTTCCTTCCGGCGGCGACCCTGGCCATCTACCTGCACGGCCTCCCCCTTCTCCTGATGCGCTCGAACATGCTCGAGACGCTGAAGGAGGACTTCGTCACCATGGCCCGCATGAAGGGCTTGTCCACCTGGACGGTCCTGGTGCGCCACGCCGCGCGGAACGCATTGCTGCCGGTTCTGACCGCCTTTGCGCTCGGGATCGGCTACTCGATCGGCGGGAACGTCGTCGTCGAGACCGTCTTCTCCTGGCCCGGCATCGGACGGTTGTTGGTGCGCGCCGTCTCGGCGAGCGACTACCCCCTCGCCCAAGGGGCCTTCCTGATGATCGCGACGGTGATGGTGTTCATGAACTTCGTCGCCGACCTGCTCTACAACGTGCTGGATCCGCGGGTGAGCCAAGATGGCTGACGCGACGGTCCGGTTGCGGCCCTCGCGCCGCGCGGCGGCGTTCCGCAGCGTGCGTTCGCTGGCGAAGGTCCTGGTGTCCGATC
This genomic window contains:
- a CDS encoding ABC transporter substrate-binding protein translates to MTSLFQPAALFALCLSLVAGAFAQGDHVRTLELLTRPQAAAPQEFQSAQLIAQAWRDLGLDVEVEAMPWEQLADQVWYDRDAWDATAWQMVGRPERGDPDEIVFNLFHSSTAESGYNFIGYDNPSYDALAEAQRVETDPDARQAIIAEAQQVLDADQPYMFLVHPQVAYAFRSDVWEADTVVEQNGIGIKNFWTFTGAEPSGDQRDMILNSADVVQAINPLYISGAVDSWITELIWDRLLRVGPDGLPQPWAAESYTWVDETTIDVTLRSGMTWHDGEPVTVDDVVFSFEAPMGGEVPMYEPFVSGIESVEALDDATVRFELKQPSAAFLVTSLAKVNLVPKHVWDPILADLADDPDNAESYQEAMPIGSGPFEFVRWRPSEEVVLAANGDHFAGPSYDRWILRIVPNSEAAVGMLRRGELNFLSAYAGDPQVLVDTAEGEPIDVVASTDIGFRFIGFNHRRPPFDDPAFRQALSQAVNRNLIAQAAYRGFAVPSNSPVSPALPFWHDESVMDLETGLDVSKAILEEAGYTVDGSGALRYPDGVTETLAD
- a CDS encoding ABC transporter permease, whose product is MRTARRIASRFAQMVFVLWAVATILFLVFRLMPGNPLVAYIDPTFTEAQQAELLERFGLDRPLHEQYVIYLGNLVQGDLGDSFFYRDSVTSLLWDVFPNTLALTLVALVIAYVVGVLFGALLAWLRTSRFEGVAIPLVLLTRAAPEFWLGMILLAIFSFQLGWFPAGGAFTAGSEAAVGPGRFFSLDFLRHLFLPAATLAIYLHGLPLLLMRSNMLETLKEDFVTMARMKGLSTWTVLVRHAARNALLPVLTAFALGIGYSIGGNVVVETVFSWPGIGRLLVRAVSASDYPLAQGAFLMIATVMVFMNFVADLLYNVLDPRVSQDG
- a CDS encoding aspartate/glutamate racemase family protein — its product is MNILYLVPGPMSRGKMGRQEVERRRDVLQAMAFPGTNVAIRDVPEGPPSIESAYDELLSVPATLDGILQAERDGFDAVILGCFGDPGLEAARELVTIPVIGPGETSLLTAAGLGHRFSVVTILDNVVASQEHQAHRAGVLDKLASVEAIGIPVLDLMNDRATTVAGVVDAGRRAIERHRADTLMLGCMTLSFMGLGAEVSRALGVPVLEANAVALKAAEAQVALGIAHSKVAFPRPPKLPEPRPTEVVA